One Methylomarinovum tepidoasis DNA window includes the following coding sequences:
- a CDS encoding exodeoxyribonuclease III: protein MRVITLNVNGIRAAARKGFFTWLAGQNADLVCLQEIKAQLPQLQDPVFWPEGFHCHYYPARNKKGYGGVALYARKEPDEVIYGFGWPEMDVEGRYLEGRFGRLSVASVYVPSGTSGEARQAFKFRFLERFLEFLRQCARSGRDYIFCGDFNIAHKKIDIKNWRANQNRSGFLPEERAWMDRVLEQEGWVDAFRVLNQEPDQYTWWSNRGRAWEKNVGWRIDYQIVSPSLKDRIRRVEIYKEQRFSDHAPLIIDYDYPF, encoded by the coding sequence ATGCGCGTCATCACCTTGAACGTCAACGGCATCCGGGCGGCGGCCCGGAAGGGCTTCTTCACCTGGCTGGCCGGGCAGAACGCCGATCTGGTCTGCCTCCAGGAGATCAAGGCCCAGCTGCCGCAGCTGCAGGATCCGGTCTTCTGGCCCGAGGGGTTCCACTGTCATTACTATCCGGCCCGGAACAAGAAGGGCTACGGTGGCGTGGCCCTTTATGCCCGTAAGGAACCGGACGAGGTCATCTACGGTTTCGGCTGGCCCGAGATGGATGTGGAGGGACGCTATCTGGAAGGCCGCTTCGGACGCCTGAGCGTGGCTTCGGTCTACGTTCCCTCCGGCACTTCCGGGGAGGCACGGCAGGCGTTCAAGTTCCGTTTTCTGGAACGGTTTCTCGAATTCCTGCGCCAATGCGCCCGCAGCGGCCGCGATTACATTTTCTGTGGCGACTTCAACATCGCCCACAAGAAGATCGACATCAAGAACTGGCGCGCCAATCAGAACCGCTCCGGTTTCCTGCCCGAGGAGCGGGCTTGGATGGACCGGGTCCTGGAACAGGAGGGTTGGGTGGACGCCTTCCGTGTCCTCAACCAGGAACCGGACCAGTACACCTGGTGGTCCAACCGGGGCCGGGCCTGGGAGAAGAACGTGGGTTGGCGTATCGACTATCAGATCGTCTCCCCTTCCCTGAAGGACAGGATCCGGCGGGTGGAGATCTACAAGGAACAGCGTTTTTCCGATCACGCGCCCCTGATCATCGATTATGACTACCCCTTCTGA
- the pilB gene encoding type IV-A pilus assembly ATPase PilB codes for MATATATPPLLSGLARCLVDAGLLTEEAAGQHQEQARRQQIPLSAYLVANKVLAPLEIARTASQQFGVPLFDLNAMDMAQAPIDLVSDKLIQKHHVLPLFRRGSHLFVAVSDPTNFQGLDEIKFHTGLNTETVVVEEDKLAKAIDVALEAADSSMQELLDEDLDNLQVTSEEEETAAASVSESDLEDAPIVRFVNKVLLDSIKKGASDIHLEPYEKNFRIRLRIDGILHEVASPPPSLATRIISRIKVMSRMDIAERRLPQDGRIKMKLSRNKAIDFRVNTCPTLFGEKVVLRLLDPTSAQIGIDKLGFEPEQQELFLKAIHKPYGMILVTGPTGSGKTVTLYTALNILNTPDRNISTAEDPVEITVPGINQVNVHPKAGLTFAEALRAFLRQDPDIIMVGEIRDLETAEIAVKAAQTGHMVLSTLHTNDAPQTLNRLAQMGVPPFNIASSINLILAQRLARRLCEYCKQEAQLPPEVLVKAGFREDELDDLILFGANPEGCDHCTKGYKGRVGIYQVMPISAPIQRLILEGANAMQLADQARQEGINDLRASGLNKVREGITTLEEIDRVTQE; via the coding sequence ATGGCGACAGCGACGGCAACGCCCCCACTCCTCAGCGGCCTGGCCCGGTGTCTGGTCGATGCCGGGCTGCTGACCGAAGAAGCGGCCGGCCAACACCAGGAACAGGCACGCAGGCAGCAGATCCCGTTGAGCGCCTATCTGGTCGCCAACAAGGTCCTCGCGCCGCTGGAAATCGCCCGTACCGCCTCCCAACAGTTCGGGGTCCCCCTGTTCGATCTGAACGCCATGGACATGGCACAGGCCCCGATCGATCTGGTGAGCGACAAGCTGATCCAGAAACACCACGTGTTGCCTCTGTTCCGGCGCGGCAGCCACCTGTTCGTGGCCGTTTCGGACCCGACCAATTTCCAGGGACTGGACGAGATCAAGTTCCACACCGGTCTCAATACCGAAACCGTGGTGGTGGAGGAGGACAAGCTCGCCAAGGCCATCGACGTCGCCCTGGAAGCGGCCGACAGCAGCATGCAGGAGCTCCTCGACGAGGATCTCGACAACCTCCAGGTCACCAGTGAAGAGGAAGAAACCGCCGCGGCCAGCGTCAGCGAATCCGACCTGGAAGACGCCCCCATCGTCCGCTTCGTCAACAAGGTCCTGCTGGATTCCATCAAGAAGGGAGCCTCCGACATCCACCTGGAACCCTACGAAAAGAACTTCCGCATCCGCCTGCGCATCGACGGCATTCTGCACGAGGTCGCCTCCCCCCCTCCCTCCCTGGCGACCCGCATCATCTCCCGCATCAAGGTGATGTCGCGCATGGACATCGCCGAACGCCGCCTGCCCCAGGACGGGCGCATCAAGATGAAGCTGTCGCGCAACAAGGCTATCGATTTCCGTGTCAACACCTGCCCCACGTTGTTCGGGGAGAAGGTGGTGCTGCGTCTCTTGGACCCCACCAGCGCCCAGATCGGCATCGACAAGCTGGGCTTCGAGCCGGAACAGCAGGAACTGTTCCTCAAGGCCATCCACAAACCCTACGGCATGATCCTGGTCACCGGCCCCACCGGCAGCGGCAAGACGGTGACCCTCTACACCGCCCTCAACATCCTCAACACCCCGGACCGCAACATTTCCACCGCCGAAGACCCGGTGGAAATCACCGTCCCCGGCATCAATCAGGTCAACGTCCACCCCAAGGCCGGTCTGACCTTCGCCGAGGCCCTGCGCGCCTTCCTGCGCCAGGACCCGGACATCATCATGGTGGGGGAAATCCGCGACCTGGAAACCGCCGAAATCGCCGTCAAGGCGGCTCAGACCGGCCACATGGTGCTCTCCACCCTGCACACCAACGACGCCCCCCAGACCCTGAACCGCCTGGCCCAGATGGGGGTACCGCCGTTCAACATCGCCTCGTCGATCAACCTGATCCTGGCCCAGCGGCTGGCCCGGCGCCTGTGCGAATACTGCAAGCAGGAAGCCCAACTCCCGCCAGAGGTCTTGGTCAAGGCGGGATTCCGGGAGGACGAGCTGGACGATCTGATTCTCTTCGGCGCCAACCCGGAAGGCTGCGACCACTGCACCAAGGGTTACAAAGGCCGGGTGGGCATCTACCAGGTCATGCCCATCTCCGCCCCGATCCAACGGCTGATCCTCGAAGGTGCCAACGCCATGCAGCTCGCCGATCAGGCCCGTCAGGAAGGGATCAACGACCTGCGCGCTTCGGGCCTCAACAAAGTCCGTGAGGGGATCACCACCCTGGAAGAAATCGACCGTGTGACACAGGAATAA
- a CDS encoding DUF934 domain-containing protein: protein MRIIKDRQIIEDAWVHLSDEVVPPNGKVTVPFSRWLVERESLLQREGEVGVRLDCQAPEELGVLAPDLPRIQMVMLELPRFADGRAFSIACLLRQRYGFTGEIRVGGDFLYDQMFYLARVGVNAFEYRGPESLEDALKAFETFSVKYQPAADGPGLMQQRRLSA, encoded by the coding sequence ATGCGAATCATTAAGGACCGGCAGATCATCGAAGACGCCTGGGTGCATCTGAGCGACGAGGTGGTGCCCCCCAACGGCAAGGTGACCGTCCCCTTCAGCCGCTGGCTGGTGGAACGGGAATCGCTGCTGCAGCGCGAGGGCGAGGTTGGGGTGCGTCTCGACTGCCAGGCGCCGGAGGAACTCGGCGTGCTGGCCCCGGATCTGCCCCGGATCCAGATGGTGATGCTGGAGCTGCCGCGTTTCGCCGACGGCCGGGCCTTTTCCATCGCCTGTCTGCTGCGGCAGCGCTACGGCTTCACGGGGGAGATCCGGGTCGGCGGCGATTTCCTCTACGACCAGATGTTCTATCTGGCCCGGGTCGGCGTCAACGCCTTCGAATACCGGGGTCCGGAATCCCTCGAGGACGCCCTGAAGGCTTTCGAAACCTTCTCGGTGAAATACCAGCCGGCCGCCGACGGGCCGGGACTGATGCAGCAGCGACGGCTGTCGGCCTGA
- a CDS encoding ArsR/SmtB family transcription factor: MSETLIAGEEDIAKAAKCLKAMSHPLRLKILCILGRGPASVQEIVAQVGTTQSNVSQHLAVLRDKGLLTFDKRANRVFYRIDDQRTLKLIEMIRDVFCQHDGSTNID; this comes from the coding sequence ATGAGTGAAACGCTGATCGCCGGGGAGGAGGACATCGCCAAGGCGGCCAAATGCCTGAAGGCGATGTCGCATCCCTTGCGGCTGAAAATCTTATGCATCCTAGGGCGCGGGCCGGCCAGCGTGCAGGAGATCGTCGCGCAGGTGGGGACGACTCAGAGCAACGTTTCCCAGCACCTTGCCGTCTTACGGGACAAAGGGCTTTTGACCTTCGACAAGCGGGCCAATCGCGTCTTCTATCGCATCGACGATCAGCGCACCCTGAAGCTGATCGAGATGATCCGGGACGTCTTTTGCCAGCACGACGGGTCCACCAATATCGATTGA
- the nhaD gene encoding sodium:proton antiporter NhaD, translated as MIRFILALITLLAVPGIAAASQWETLNMVATERGLYCVLIFVIAYVLVMAEEFTELKKSKPVIIAAIIIWGEVAYMAATQGPERVEQLDGAIVHHLAEYAELMLFLLVAMTYINAMADRNVFERLRSWLLSRNFGYRKLFWITGVITFFLSAVADNLTSALLIGAVVLAVGKDNPRFVALGLINLVIAANAGGAFSPFGDITTLMVWQAEKATFFQFFELFIPSVVNYLVPAIAMSLAVPDKMPEQSTSGLVPLKIGAYTVCGLFGVTIALAVSFHQFLHLPPFMGMMLGWGILAIYGYWIKFQEHDLLHEQRFDIFDMVRDAEWDTLLFFFGVIFCVAGLDHIGYMDLVAEWMYGDLGPTVANILVGFLSAIVDNIPVMFAVLTMDPEMDLYQWLLVTLTAGVGGSMLSIGSAAGVALMGISKGKYTFFSHLRWSPAIMAGYFASIAVHYWLNAP; from the coding sequence TTGATCAGGTTCATACTCGCACTCATCACCCTGCTGGCGGTGCCCGGCATCGCCGCCGCCTCCCAGTGGGAAACCCTGAACATGGTCGCCACCGAACGCGGCCTTTACTGCGTGCTCATCTTCGTCATCGCCTACGTGCTGGTGATGGCGGAAGAGTTCACCGAACTGAAAAAATCCAAACCGGTCATCATCGCCGCCATCATCATCTGGGGGGAAGTGGCCTACATGGCCGCCACCCAGGGACCGGAAAGGGTCGAACAACTGGACGGCGCCATCGTCCACCATCTGGCGGAATATGCGGAGCTGATGCTGTTCCTGCTGGTGGCCATGACCTACATCAACGCCATGGCCGACCGCAACGTCTTCGAGCGTCTGCGTTCCTGGCTGCTGAGCCGCAACTTCGGCTACCGCAAGCTGTTCTGGATCACTGGCGTCATCACCTTTTTCCTGTCCGCGGTGGCCGACAACCTGACCTCGGCGCTGCTGATCGGCGCGGTGGTGCTGGCGGTGGGCAAGGACAACCCCCGCTTCGTCGCCCTGGGGCTCATCAACCTGGTGATCGCCGCCAACGCCGGGGGGGCTTTCAGTCCTTTCGGTGACATCACCACCCTGATGGTATGGCAGGCGGAGAAAGCCACCTTCTTCCAGTTCTTCGAACTGTTCATTCCCTCGGTGGTCAACTATCTCGTTCCGGCCATCGCCATGAGCCTGGCGGTTCCCGACAAGATGCCGGAACAGTCCACCAGCGGGCTGGTGCCCCTGAAGATCGGCGCCTACACCGTCTGCGGCCTGTTCGGCGTCACCATCGCCCTGGCCGTCAGTTTCCACCAGTTTCTCCACCTGCCGCCTTTCATGGGAATGATGCTGGGCTGGGGCATCCTGGCCATCTACGGCTACTGGATCAAGTTCCAGGAACACGATCTTCTTCACGAGCAGCGTTTCGACATTTTCGACATGGTCCGGGATGCCGAATGGGACACCCTGCTGTTCTTCTTCGGCGTCATCTTCTGCGTCGCCGGCCTCGACCACATCGGCTACATGGATCTGGTGGCGGAATGGATGTACGGCGATCTGGGACCGACCGTGGCCAACATTCTGGTCGGTTTCCTGTCCGCCATCGTCGACAACATCCCGGTGATGTTCGCGGTGCTGACCATGGATCCGGAGATGGATCTCTATCAGTGGCTGCTGGTGACCCTGACCGCCGGCGTCGGCGGCTCGATGCTGTCGATCGGCTCTGCCGCCGGGGTGGCGCTGATGGGGATCTCGAAGGGCAAATACACCTTCTTCTCCCATCTGCGCTGGAGCCCGGCGATCATGGCCGGCTATTTCGCCAGCATCGCGGTCCATTACTGGCTCAACGCCCCGTAA
- a CDS encoding murein hydrolase activator EnvC family protein, translating into MIVRRLLPALLALSLHPPGGWSKTSAPSIPAQRLTREIRHLADEQRQAETELARAEKQIARLNHRLGELEQERHRLQRRQRQLHRELETLHQKLRDRRRRLAAQIRAAYLLQRHGGLPLLFSDRSPGEIQRLLVYYRHLTQAQATGLRQLQTQLRRLQTLEARNRRLLARLETLAGERRETLAALKRQQQARRQALTALQRQLADRRARLRKLKADQNRLQHLVRSVSRTAEASAPKTDFLHRKGKLPWPVAGRLAVRFGARRGSGRWEGVILKAPSGTPVKAVHAGKVIFAGWMPGYGNLLIIRHDHGFLTLYGFTRELYKQAGDRVEAGETIATVGNSGGRTRPGLYFSIRRGSRPVDPERWCHGARHGRRG; encoded by the coding sequence GTGATCGTCCGTCGCCTCCTCCCGGCCCTGCTGGCCCTGTCGCTGCATCCTCCCGGCGGGTGGAGCAAAACGTCCGCCCCGTCGATCCCCGCCCAACGGCTCACCCGGGAAATCCGGCACCTGGCCGACGAGCAGCGCCAGGCGGAAACCGAACTGGCCCGAGCCGAAAAGCAAATCGCCCGGCTCAACCACCGCCTCGGCGAGCTGGAACAGGAACGCCACCGACTGCAACGACGACAACGGCAGCTGCACCGGGAACTGGAAACCCTGCACCAAAAGCTCCGCGACCGGCGCCGCCGGCTGGCAGCCCAGATTCGCGCCGCTTACCTGCTCCAGCGCCACGGCGGCCTGCCGCTGCTTTTCAGCGACCGCAGCCCCGGCGAGATCCAACGACTGCTGGTCTATTACCGCCATCTGACCCAGGCTCAGGCCACCGGCCTGCGACAGCTGCAGACCCAACTGCGCCGCTTGCAGACCCTGGAGGCGCGCAACCGGCGGCTCCTCGCCCGCCTGGAGACGCTGGCGGGCGAACGCCGGGAAACCCTGGCCGCCCTGAAACGACAGCAACAGGCGCGCCGCCAGGCACTCACCGCGCTGCAGCGGCAACTTGCCGACCGCCGCGCCCGCTTGCGCAAGCTCAAGGCGGACCAGAACCGGCTGCAACACCTGGTGCGCTCGGTCAGCCGGACAGCAGAGGCTTCCGCACCCAAGACGGATTTTCTTCATCGCAAGGGCAAGCTGCCGTGGCCGGTCGCCGGCAGACTGGCCGTCCGCTTCGGCGCCAGACGCGGCAGCGGCCGCTGGGAGGGCGTGATCCTGAAAGCGCCTTCAGGCACTCCGGTAAAGGCGGTCCACGCCGGCAAGGTCATCTTCGCCGGCTGGATGCCGGGCTACGGCAACCTGCTGATCATCCGCCACGATCACGGCTTTCTGACGCTGTACGGTTTCACCCGCGAGCTGTACAAGCAAGCCGGCGACCGCGTCGAGGCCGGGGAAACAATCGCCACCGTGGGCAACAGCGGCGGGCGCACCCGTCCCGGCCTCTATTTCTCCATCCGCCGCGGCAGCCGGCCCGTCGATCCGGAACGCTGGTGCCACGGCGCCAGACACGGGCGGAGAGGCTGA
- a CDS encoding S41 family peptidase: MRSTKSNLFLLALGTFLGILLGTCGSVLAERGARQADTIPFTELRTFTEVFSRIESDYVEPVEDKTLLENAIRGMLSGLDPHSAYLSPDEYKELRIGTTGQFGGLGIEVGMENGFIKVISPIDDTPAQRAGIKAGDLIIRLDDKPVKGMTLQEAVKIMRGKPGTKITLTIVREGVDKPLKITLTRAVIKIKSVKHKLLQPGYGYVRITSFQSRTGEQLHKAIAELKKEGALKGLILDLRNNPGGVLNAAVAVSDAFLESGKIVYTDGRIEEAKMEFKATPGDLIKDVPMVVLINAGSASASEIVAGALQDHHRAIVMGQKSFGKGSVQTILPLSNGGAIKLTTARYYTPSGRSIQAEGIVPDIVLGIVRLEPVKEAEEFKPITEASLSRHLENGARKEKQEKDGRKESEALLRDYYLHEALNVLKGINIAREAGRR; the protein is encoded by the coding sequence ATGCGTAGTACCAAAAGCAACCTGTTCCTGCTGGCCCTGGGCACCTTCCTGGGCATCCTGTTGGGTACCTGCGGCAGCGTTCTGGCCGAGCGCGGCGCCCGCCAGGCCGATACCATCCCCTTCACCGAACTTAGGACCTTCACGGAAGTCTTCAGCCGCATCGAAAGCGACTACGTGGAGCCGGTGGAAGATAAAACGCTGCTGGAGAACGCCATCCGCGGCATGCTCTCAGGGCTCGACCCCCATTCGGCCTATCTGAGCCCGGACGAGTACAAGGAGCTGCGCATCGGCACCACCGGCCAGTTCGGCGGCCTCGGCATCGAAGTGGGCATGGAGAACGGCTTCATCAAGGTCATCTCCCCCATCGACGACACCCCGGCGCAACGGGCCGGCATCAAGGCGGGCGACCTGATCATCCGCCTCGACGACAAGCCGGTCAAGGGCATGACCCTGCAGGAGGCGGTCAAGATCATGCGCGGCAAGCCCGGCACCAAGATCACCCTGACCATCGTCCGCGAAGGGGTGGACAAACCGCTCAAGATCACCCTCACCCGGGCGGTCATCAAGATCAAGAGCGTCAAACACAAACTGCTGCAGCCCGGCTACGGTTACGTGCGCATCACCAGCTTCCAGTCCCGCACCGGGGAACAGCTGCACAAGGCGATCGCCGAGCTGAAAAAGGAGGGGGCGCTCAAAGGGCTGATCCTCGATCTGCGCAACAATCCCGGCGGGGTACTGAACGCCGCGGTGGCAGTCAGCGATGCCTTCCTGGAATCGGGCAAGATCGTCTATACCGACGGCCGGATCGAAGAAGCCAAGATGGAGTTCAAGGCCACCCCGGGCGATCTCATCAAGGACGTGCCGATGGTGGTGCTGATCAACGCCGGTTCGGCCTCGGCTTCGGAAATCGTCGCCGGCGCCCTGCAGGACCATCACCGCGCCATCGTCATGGGACAGAAATCCTTCGGCAAGGGCTCGGTGCAGACCATTCTACCGCTGAGCAACGGCGGTGCCATCAAGCTCACCACGGCGCGTTACTATACCCCGTCGGGACGATCGATCCAGGCCGAAGGCATCGTGCCCGACATCGTTCTGGGCATCGTGCGCCTGGAGCCGGTCAAAGAGGCGGAGGAGTTCAAACCGATCACCGAAGCCAGCCTGAGCCGTCACCTGGAAAACGGCGCCCGGAAGGAAAAGCAGGAAAAGGACGGCCGCAAGGAAAGCGAGGCCCTGCTCAGGGACTACTACCTGCACGAGGCCCTGAACGTCCTCAAGGGCATCAACATCGCCAGGGAAGCCGGCAGGCGGTAA
- a CDS encoding nitrite/sulfite reductase, with the protein MYTYDEHDQRLVDERAAQFRDQTRRYFEGKLTEEQYLPLRLQNGLYIQRHAPMLRIAVPYGHLAARQLRMIAHIARTYDKGYVHFTTRQNIQLNWPKVEEVPAILEDLASVQMHAIQTSGNCIRNTTSDPLAGVCADEVEDPRPYCEIIRQWSTLHPEFAFLPRKFKIAVTGAPSDRAAVRVHDIGLRLVRNAVGEVGFEVIVGGGLGRTPIIGKVIRRFLPKRDLLTYLEAILRVYNLHGRRDNKFKARIKILVKEMGVEAFREAVEKEWQAIQGTFPLEEDIIAWYQARFVRPQYDPDAAEKTWEDERSRQAEFSAWYAHNTVAHKVPGYRVVFLSLKPPGVAPGDLTSEQLERVADLCERYSFGVTRTTHTQNLVFADVRQTDLFELWQALKEIDLATPNIGKLTDMICCPGLDYCALANASSISVAGDIYRRFEDLDYLYDLGDIRVNLSGCMNGCGHHSVGHIGILGVDKKGEEWYQITLGGSSADDASLGERLGPAVAKDQVADTVETLIKTYVDLRLEDEPFLATVRRVGVTPFKERVYANH; encoded by the coding sequence ATGTACACTTACGACGAACACGATCAGCGTCTGGTCGACGAGCGGGCAGCCCAGTTCCGCGACCAGACCCGCCGCTATTTCGAAGGCAAGCTGACCGAAGAACAATATCTGCCCCTGCGGCTGCAGAACGGTCTCTACATCCAGCGCCATGCGCCGATGCTGCGCATCGCCGTGCCCTACGGCCATCTGGCGGCCCGGCAGCTGCGCATGATCGCCCATATCGCCCGTACTTATGACAAGGGTTACGTCCACTTCACCACCCGCCAGAACATCCAGCTCAACTGGCCCAAGGTCGAGGAGGTGCCGGCGATTCTCGAAGATCTGGCCAGCGTCCAGATGCACGCGATCCAGACCAGCGGCAACTGTATCCGCAACACCACCTCCGATCCCCTCGCCGGGGTCTGCGCCGACGAGGTCGAGGACCCGCGCCCCTATTGCGAAATCATCCGCCAGTGGTCTACCCTGCATCCGGAATTCGCCTTTCTGCCCCGCAAGTTCAAGATCGCCGTCACTGGCGCCCCCAGTGACCGGGCGGCGGTGCGGGTCCACGACATCGGCCTGCGCCTGGTCAGGAACGCGGTGGGTGAGGTGGGCTTCGAAGTCATCGTCGGCGGCGGTCTGGGGCGCACTCCCATCATCGGCAAGGTGATCCGGCGGTTCCTGCCCAAGCGGGATCTGCTCACCTATCTGGAGGCCATCCTGCGGGTCTACAATCTCCACGGTCGCCGCGACAACAAGTTCAAGGCCCGGATCAAGATCCTGGTCAAGGAAATGGGGGTCGAGGCCTTCCGTGAGGCGGTGGAGAAGGAATGGCAAGCAATCCAAGGCACCTTTCCCCTGGAAGAGGACATCATCGCCTGGTATCAAGCCCGCTTCGTCAGGCCGCAATACGATCCCGACGCGGCGGAAAAGACCTGGGAAGACGAGCGCAGCCGGCAGGCGGAATTTTCCGCCTGGTACGCTCACAACACCGTAGCGCACAAAGTACCCGGTTACCGGGTGGTGTTCCTGTCCCTCAAGCCGCCCGGGGTGGCTCCCGGGGACCTGACTTCCGAGCAGCTGGAGCGGGTGGCCGATCTGTGCGAGCGCTACAGCTTCGGCGTCACCCGCACCACCCACACCCAGAATCTGGTCTTCGCCGACGTCCGCCAGACCGATCTGTTCGAATTGTGGCAGGCGCTCAAGGAGATCGACCTCGCCACCCCCAATATCGGCAAGCTCACCGACATGATCTGCTGTCCGGGGCTGGACTACTGCGCCCTGGCCAATGCCAGCTCGATTTCGGTGGCCGGGGATATCTATCGGCGCTTCGAGGATCTCGACTACCTCTACGATCTGGGCGATATCCGCGTCAACCTGTCCGGCTGCATGAACGGTTGCGGGCACCACAGCGTCGGCCACATCGGCATTCTCGGCGTCGACAAGAAAGGCGAGGAGTGGTATCAGATCACCCTCGGCGGTTCGTCGGCCGATGACGCCAGCCTCGGCGAGCGCCTGGGGCCGGCGGTGGCCAAGGATCAGGTGGCCGACACCGTGGAAACCCTCATCAAGACCTACGTGGATCTGCGCTTGGAGGACGAGCCGTTTCTGGCCACCGTGCGCCGCGTGGGCGTGACCCCGTTCAAGGAGCGTGTCTATGCGAATCATTAA
- a CDS encoding AmpG family muropeptide MFS transporter, producing the protein MTTPSESRPWRVLWSRRMVVAFFMGFYSGLPLLLTGSLLQAWMRESAVDLATIGLFALVGLPYTGKFLWAPLFDRYALPLLGRRRGWLLLVQLSLAGAIAGLGWVDPAHAPWGVVLVALLVAFLSASQDILIDAYRRESLADLEQGLGASLYVNGYRLGMLLTSGGGLILADFIGFRQVYALCGLLMATGAVITLWAREPQSVHGAPRTLAEAVVQPFLAFFRRDDAVWILAFILLYKIGDTMASHMTMPFYLDLGFSKTEIGAVVKLFGFWATIAGGLIGGVLILRLGLYASLWGFGVLQALSTAGFALLAWWGRDLIGLMGVVTFENLSAGLGTAAFVAFMASQTDRRFTATQYALLSSLMGIPRVIVAAPTGLLAEWLGWPGFFLFCALIALPGLLVLLRFRRWLA; encoded by the coding sequence ATGACTACCCCTTCTGAGTCCCGTCCCTGGCGGGTGCTGTGGAGCCGCCGCATGGTGGTGGCCTTTTTCATGGGCTTCTACAGCGGCCTGCCGCTGTTGCTCACCGGTTCCCTGCTGCAGGCGTGGATGCGCGAGTCCGCGGTCGATCTGGCCACCATCGGCCTGTTCGCCCTGGTGGGCCTGCCTTATACCGGCAAGTTCCTGTGGGCACCGCTGTTCGACCGCTACGCCCTGCCGCTGTTGGGGCGGCGGCGGGGCTGGCTGTTGCTGGTGCAGCTGAGCCTGGCCGGGGCCATCGCAGGATTGGGGTGGGTGGATCCGGCCCATGCGCCCTGGGGAGTGGTGCTGGTCGCCCTGCTGGTCGCTTTCCTGTCGGCGAGCCAGGACATCCTCATCGACGCCTACCGGCGCGAGTCTCTTGCCGATCTGGAACAGGGGCTGGGGGCTTCGTTGTACGTCAACGGTTATCGTCTGGGAATGCTGCTCACGTCCGGCGGCGGGCTGATCCTGGCCGATTTCATCGGTTTCCGCCAAGTCTACGCCCTGTGCGGTCTGCTGATGGCGACCGGGGCCGTGATCACGCTGTGGGCCCGTGAGCCGCAGAGCGTCCACGGTGCCCCCAGGACCCTGGCGGAGGCGGTGGTTCAGCCTTTCCTGGCGTTCTTCCGCCGTGACGATGCGGTCTGGATCCTGGCCTTCATCCTGCTCTACAAGATCGGCGACACCATGGCCAGCCACATGACCATGCCCTTCTATCTCGATCTGGGATTCAGCAAGACCGAGATCGGGGCGGTGGTCAAGCTGTTCGGCTTCTGGGCCACCATCGCCGGTGGCCTGATCGGCGGCGTGCTGATCCTGCGTCTGGGCCTGTACGCCTCCCTATGGGGCTTCGGGGTACTGCAGGCGCTGTCCACCGCCGGTTTCGCCCTGTTGGCCTGGTGGGGGCGCGATCTGATCGGGCTGATGGGGGTGGTGACCTTCGAGAACCTGTCGGCCGGACTGGGAACCGCCGCCTTCGTCGCCTTCATGGCCAGTCAGACCGACCGCCGTTTCACTGCGACCCAGTACGCCTTGCTGTCGAGCCTGATGGGGATTCCCCGGGTGATCGTCGCCGCCCCCACGGGGCTTTTGGCCGAATGGCTGGGATGGCCGGGGTTTTTCCTCTTCTGCGCCCTGATCGCGCTGCCGGGCCTGCTGGTACTGCTACGTTTCCGCCGCTGGCTGGCATGA